TACGTCAATCACTACAGGCTATTTATCCCGGTTGTAGGTAAACGAAAAAATATGGGGTTTGAATAACCTAAAAACAGCTTATGCATTTTAAATGCACTTTTTTACTATTCACTAAATGCATTGGGTAACTTCGCCATGTAAGATATCAGTATATTTATTTGATATCCTTCTCCGTATTCCTGCCCAACACCAGCATTTGTCCAACCACCTATCTGGTCAATCATATCCGCAGGGCAATGTTCAGCTCTGAGCCGGTCTCTAATGCTGTGCCTAAACGAGTGAACCACGCATCCATCTGGCACAAACTCCTGAAGCCACTTGTTTAATGCACCACTGGCAGAATTAGCATTAGCAGTCTTCTTATTGCAGTATCTGGGAAAGGCAAAGATACTATCATTATTTGCCTCTATAAGCCTCTTACAAGCCCACAGAGAAGCACCTACAAGAGGGATGTCTCTTTGACTGCCTCTTGTCTTTAAACGTCTCCATGGATGAGGAATGAGCCTTACATGAGACACATCATGTTCAAGGATAATGTCCTCTTTAAGCAGCCCTACAGCCTCTCCAAGTCTCATTCCTGTGTCTGATATAAGGGCTATCAGCCAGCGTATATCGTCATCCATTTCCATGCACTTGGCTTGGATGGCTCTGATGTCTTCAATGGGAATGGGTTTACGTTTGGATACATTTTCTTCTTCAGGGAAGAACGTCTTGGAAAAGGCATTGGAACAGTCATAATCATGTTCTGTAATGGCTTTGTTCACAATGGCTCGGACAGACGCAAAGACACGCTTCACTGTCCTTACAGTCATGCCTTGCTTTAAACACCAGTCACGGAACTGTGCAGCCTGTGAGGATGAATAAGAGCCTATTGGTCTGTCACCTAAGAGAGTGATGACATAGTCAGTGTTACGAGTAGCTGTTCTGATAAACACCTTGTCTTTACCACCAGCTTTTAGCCTTAAGTATAACTCACGTGCTTCATCTCTCGTCTAGCATCTTGCGCAAAAAGGATTTTAAGCTACAACACAAATCCTAAAATGTTTTACGAGGTATAATCCATCGTTTATGGGCTAAATACCTGTGTCAGAAATAACGTAATACTTCCAGCCATTAAATTCTAACAAACCCAAATTCTTTATATCATTTTCGGAAAAAAATCGATTTGGTGAGGAGCCGCCTTTGGGCTGATAAAATGGCTGAAAGAGTTGCTGAGGTAATTTTTTCACAACTTCGCTTAAATGTTTTTTCGGAAAATGAGACAGGTCTTTTCTGCTTGTAGCGTTTCGCAAAGAACTAATTTTTTTATCCACATATCCTCCAACAAGATGAATAGATTTTCCAGTAAACATGAAGAATAAAGTAATAGCTTCTTCACTTTTGAATGAAGATAAATAAACTTTAATGTTTGAGAAAAACTCTTCTTCATTTGGTGTTGTTAACTCAATTTTACAAACATCATAGATTGACAAATCTGATAGCCATTTGCATGTCAGAAACTTTCCTATCTGTCTTAAATTAGCATTTACCCAAAATAGTCTAAAACTAGTTGTATCAAAACATAGATACCGTTTGCCTCGCTCAAGAGTAATAGCGGAACTTTTTGAAGATTCTTTGTTTTTTCTTCGAAATTGTGTGAAGCTGTTCCACTGGTTGCTAATTTGCAATGTGCAATAATCGAACTCACCGGAATATGTTTGATATTCCTTATAGGTTACTCGTGCATATTTTGCTAAGAACTCACTTTCTAGATTGTTTTTAGTTTCTGCTATTTCAACTCTAAGTTTGCTTTTGGATAGTGAGGAAGCGTCCAGCAGTTTTGATGTTTTCTGGTCTAGCTTCTTCATTTTCTTAGATAGGTCTAAATAATCAACTTCCAGTTTTTGATATTCTTTAATTAGACTTTCAAGATGCTGAACAGTGATAAAATATGCATCTTCCAGAACCTGGTTTATTTTATTCTGTAATTTCCTGGCCTCTTTATTTGCAATCTTTAGTGAAACTGAGGCCTCGATATTAAGTTGGCCTTTGTTGGTAAAATTCTGACTGCCAAGAATGAGATTTTTTCCTGAAATCAACACCTTGGCATGAAGGTTTGGTAGATGAAACACCTTGATGCCTGACTTTAACAAGTTTAAAAGTAATTCAAAGTCTAAGGATTTGCTGAGATAAGCTTCTGCTGTTACTGAGGTTATAAAAAATTTGTTTTCTGACTTGTTCGTTTCAAAAACTTTTTCAATAACAGAACCTGTCGCATACGGAGAAAAAATGAACAATTCGTCTTCTGGAGAAGTATTGCTTGCAACAGTGACCCATTCATCGACAACATCTGAAAAAACAAATAAGTGTTGTTCGTTAACCGGCATAATAGAAGCTCAATCTCCAAATTAAAATGTTAGCTTCACATAAATATCACTTAACGACCTTTTGATGAAGCACCCTTTAATTTTTCTCAATAAGTGTTGGGGCTTATTTATATAAACTAATTGAGGCTGATTTTTTGGGCGGGGGTCTTGGTAATTCCGTTTTTAATCTCAAGGATATCTGAGGGCTATTTTATTTAGATGATTAGCCTTCAACTCCAAGTTGTACCCACTCCCATATAACATCGATGTAGACTGATTAGAGTGTCCCAGAATTGCTTCAATAATCTCTAGAGGGCATTCTACTTGTCTTAATCTGTCAGACATTGAGTGTCTCAGACAGTGTGTGGTTTTATAAAAGCCTCTTCCCTTATTATAGGTCTCTTCGCTGTAATCAAGGGTGAGGGATAAGAACACTTCCAGCATATTTCTAAGCTTGTGCCCATCTCCATAACCTTCTCCAACTGACTTCTTTCTCCAACCACCTATCTGGTCAATCATATCCGCAGGGCAATGTTCAGCTCTGAGCCGGTCTCTAATGCTGTGCCTAAACGAGTGAACCACGCATCCATCTGGCACAAACTCCTGAAGCCACTTGTTTAGGGTGTTGCTGGCATAGTCAGCCTTACAGCCCTCAGCAGAGCAATATCGAGGAAAGGCAAACTCGTTTGTGGCATTTGCAACAACGCGATTTGCGGCCCACAGAGAGGTACCTACGAGCGGTATGTTTCTCTGACTACCCTTAGTCTTTAATCGCCGCCAGCGATGCTCTGAGAGTCTTACAAAGGGTATCTCAGCATCTAAATGAACGTCAGAGATAGCCAGACCAGCTGCTTCTGCTAACCTCATGCCTGTATCAGACAACAAGGCCACCAACCAGCGTATATCATCGTCTATTTCAAAACATACCTGCTGCATCATTCGTATGTTTTCTATGGGTATGGGTTTGCGAGTAACTGATGCAGAGCCATTACCGTAATTCATATTGGCGAACGGGTTGGCTGTTACCAATCCGTGTTCGCGGGCTGAATAGTTCCAGATAGCTCGTATGCACTCAAAGTTGCGTTTCACTGTTGCAGTGGTGACGCCCCTTCCCAGCAACCTATCTCGGAAAGCCAGTGCGTCAGCCCGGGTATATGCAGATATGAGTTTATCTCCTGCAATGGCGATAACCTCACCTGCGACCCGCTGGGTGAATACCATGAACCTCTTGTCATCCAGCCTTCCCTTCATCGTGCAGTAATCAGTGAGGGCAGCTGACAAGACAGGGACAGTATGTTTTGGCTTGGATAAAAACAATGTTGCTCGGACATCATCTGGAATGGCAAACAGCTTGTCTGACCATTCCTTTTCCAACGCTGCTACCAGCTGTGATGAAATCCTGATTGCTTGAAGCCTGTCACGCGTTCGCATGGATTTACGGATGAATTCCTTGCCGTAATGCCCAACCAGAGCTTTAGGAACGCGTTTCTGCAGGTAAAACATACCTCGCTTACGGATGAGGTAAGGTGCCGTAACCTTAGTCAATTGTATCCCCAAATGTATCACCCCTGTTAAACAAACAGGCTAAACACGAGGGATTCCGCGGGGTTTACGGGAAGAAATGGTGCGGCTGAGAAGACTCGAACTTCCACGGGGTATTAGCCCCACAGCGACCTCAACGCTGCGCGTCTACCAATTCCGCCACAGCCGCATAAACCCATTTGGTCTGGCCGCTCTTATCCCATGAAATGCAGCCCAAGGCAAGACAAGAAAACAAGACAGGGTACGCGGGTCTGTGCTAGGCTGGCGGCCATGAGACAGGTGCAAAATCATTCCCCCTTCTGGCAGCTGATCCCGCCCCCCTCGCCTTATGAAAGCGCGGTTCAGCAGATGGAAGCCCATGCCCGGGCCGTAATCGCGGGCACAGCACAAGAGGCTGTGTTCATGACCAGCCATGAAGCGGTCTATACCGCGGGCACATCAGCCAAGCGTGAAGAATTGCTCGCCCCCTCAGGCATGCCAGTGGTACAGACAGGGCGCGGCGGGCAATGGACCTGGCACGGGCCGGGCCAGCTGGTCCTCTGGCCGGTGCTGGATTTAAACCAGCGCCAGCGGGATGTACGGGCCTATATTTTTGCGCTGGAAGGCTGGATGATTGATGTGCTGGGCTGTTTTGGCGTGACAGGGGAACGGCGGGACGGGCTGCCCGGTATCTGGGTCAGGCGCGGGGATGACGGCCGGCCTGACCGGCTGGATAAAATTGTGGCGGTGGGCGTGCGCATATCAAAATGGGTGACGATGCATGGGGTCGCCCTGAACCATGAGCCGGATTTAACTCACTATGACGGGATTATCCCCTGCGGCGTGGACAGCACAGCAACAGATGGGGGCGGCGTGACCAGCCTGGCTGACCTCGGCCTGATGATCTCACCAGAAGAGCTGGAAATGGCAGTCAAAGATTGTTTTCCGAACTGGTTCGGCACCGGGGCGGCGATGGGGCGGGACATCACATCTGCGTGATAAGGGGGGATAGGAAGCCCCCTGCCCTTGACTCTGGTTTGAGGAAGAAATCATTATTCTGATTGACGGTAAGAGATGGAAACGCGGAGCGTTGTTCTGGCTGAGAGACGCCGTTAACAGCAGGCGGTGGCGTACCTCCACCGACAGACGGACGATCATGATGATGAGCATTGCTGAGTTCACAAGCTGGTGTCAGCAGAGGTTTCCTTAACCCCCTACCCCCACCGTTCAAGGTTTTCCAGAACCGGCAAAATCGCGGCCATCGCCTGTTCGGCGTCTTGGGCCAGAATACCCGCATCATCACCCGCACCAGACAGGCCGGCCACAGGGCCTTCGTAATGCACAAGGGCATTACGGCGGTCGCGAAGCGTATCCAGACGCCGCCTTTCCCCCGCCGACAGGTACGACAGGCCAAACGGCCCGCCTTCATCATCCCCAAAACCCTCATCAACATTTAGATCATCAAACGCCACATCAAACTGACCAGCCTCATGAACCGCCACATCAACCAGCGTGGCGCTGAGTATAATCACACTCACCCACATCTCCCCCCTGGCGGCGGTAATCAGTTCGGCCAGCAACCGGCGCCCATGCGGGCCGAGGGCCAGACGCGGCTGGTCCGCTTTCAGATCATACCCCAGGGATGAGAGCTGTTTCAGCGCGTCTGACGGCATCTGGCCTGCCCCCCTTTGCCCGCTATCGCCGGGCTTATTCATCCGGCGTGATGGTCAGAATAATATCATCCACATTCAGGTTTGCGCCTGTTGCGGCCTCTATCGCCTCAACCGTGCCGGACATGCCCGCAGTGAGCACATTTTCCATCTTCATCGCTTCGATAATGGCGACATCCTGGCCCTGTTCAACACGGTCCCCTGCCGCCACCATGACAGAGGTCAGCAAGCCCGGCATAGGTGTGGCCACCACATTATCCGCCAGGCCTGACTGTGGTTCAGGCATATATGGGATATAGGGGGCGGCATGAGCCGGATAGAGCCGCAGAGACAGGCTGTGTGCCCCGGCATGAAGGGTGAAATAATGATCATCCGCATCAATCTGGATCGCCACCGGAATTTCATCAATGGTCCCGTCAAACAGGATGCCCGCCTTTGATACAGGCTGGTCCAGCGCGCCGGTAACGCGGACCACACGGTCGCCATTTATCACCACCTGATCAGCCCCGCGCACTCGTGCCCAGTGCAGGTGAACAGGGGTGTCCTGTCCATTCAGGACGGCCACAAAGGACAGTTGCTCATGATCATCATATTGCAGACGGGCCTGGCCCCGGCCATAAAAACAGGTCGCCAGCGCGGCCAGATTTTCACAGATTGTCGCCTCAGGGGCCTCTGCCACAAACGCATCGCCATATTTTTCAGCAATAAAGCCTGTGGTGATATCACCATTACGGAAATCAGCATCTGATAAGATGGAGGAGAGGAACTGGCGGTTGGTCGCCACACCGGCAACCTGATAATGGTCAAGCGCTAGACGCAGCTTGTCGATTGCCTCAGGCCGGGTCGGGGCAGTGGCAATCAGCTTAGCGATCATCGGATCATAAAACATGGAGATCATGCCGCCTTCCGCCACACCTGAATCTGCACGCACGCCCTCACCTGCCGGTGCACGGTAGCGCAGCAGCTGGCCGGTTGAGGGCAGAAACCCTCTGGCTGAATCCTCAGCATAGAGACGGGCCTCTATCGACCAGCCTTTTGGCGTGATATCCGCCTGTTGCATAGGCAGCTTTTCGCCTGCAGCCACACGCAGCATCATTTCCACCAGATCAAGGCCATAGACTTCTTCTGTGACCGGATGTTCGACCTGCAGGCGGGTATTCATCTCCAGAAAGTAAAAATCCTGATCCGCGCCAACAATAAATTCAACTGTGCCCGCAGAACGATAATTCACCGCCTTGGCCAGCGCGACCGCCTGTTCACCCATGGCGCGGCGGGTCTCATCAGAGATAAAGCTGGACGGAGCTTCTTCGATAACCTTTTGATGGCGGCGCTGGACCGAACATTCACGTTCGCCCAGATAGACCGCGTGGCCATGCGTATCGGCCAGAACCTGAATTTCAATATGGCGCGGCTTCACCACGAATTTTTCAATAAAGACACGATCATCACCAAAAGCGTTGCGCGCTTCATTCATCGCTGCGCGCATCCCGTCTGCCATATCAGCCGCGCTTTCAATGACGCGCATACCCTTGCCGCCACCACCGGCAGATGCCTTGACCATGACCGGATAGCCGATCTTCTCTGCCTCTGCCATAGCCTCATCAATATCGCTGACTGCGCCGTCTGTACCAGGAACGCAGGATACGCCCGCTGATTTGGCAAGCGCCTTTGATTCAATCTTGTCACCCATGACCTGAATAGCGTGTACATCAGGGCCGACAAAGGTCAGGCCAGCGGCCTGAACCGCCTCAACAAAACCAGCATTTTCAGACAGAAATCCATAGCCTGGGTGAATGGCTTCAGCCCCTGTATCTTTGGCGGCCTGAATAATCCGGTCTGCCCGCAGATAGCTTTCACGTGACGGAGGCGGGCCGATATGCACCGCCTCATCCGCCAACAACACATGTGGGGCAGCGGCATCCGCATCAGAATAAACCGCAACCGTTGCAATGCCGAGGGCTTTGGCTGTGCGCATAACCCGGCAGGCAATCTCTCCGCGATTGGCAATCAGAAGTTTGGAAAACAGAGGCTTTGTCATTGTCTTTTACTCTTCATCAAACATCAGGACAGGGCGTTACAGAGGCAGATTGTCATGCTTGCGCGGCGGATTGGATAAATCCTTATCTTTCAGCATGGTCAGCGCACGGGCAATCCGGCGACGGCTGTTTCGTGGCATGATGATATCATCTAAATAGCCGCGGCTGGCGGCCACAAACGGGTTAGCAAATTTCTGACGATATTCGGCTGTGGCCTCAGCCAGCTTTTCGGGATCCTTGGCGGCATCACGGAAAATGATACGGGCGGCCCCTTCCGGACCCATCACCGCAATTTCAGCTGTTGGCCAGGCATAATTTACATCACCACGCAAATGTTTGGACGCCATCACATCATAAGCCCCGCCATAGGCTTTACGGGTAATCAGCGTGATTTTTGGCACCGTCGCTTCAGCATAGGCAAACAGCAATTTGGCCCCATGATTGATAATTCCGCCTTCTTCCTGGGCCTTGCCTGGCATAAAGCCCGGCACGTCAACCAGCGTAACAAGCGGAATATTAAACGCATCACAGAACCGCACAAACCGGGCTGCCTTGCGCGAGGCGTTGATATCAAGGCACCCTGCCAGCACCAAAGGCTGGTTTGCAACAATGCCTACAGACTGGCCATCTATGCGGCCAAAACAACAAATGATATTGCCAGCAAAATTTTCATGAATTTCGAAAATGTCACCGTCATCCACGATCTCGCGGACCACCTTTTTCATATCATATGGCATATTCGGATTATCCGGGATGATGCCGTCCAGAACCGCAGAAGGACGATCCACCGGATCAGTTGTCTGCAAAACAGGGGCTTCTTCGCGGTTTGATAAGGGCAGGAAGCTCATCAGACGACGAGTCTGCATCAACATATCCAGATCATTGGCGAACGCGCCATGAGCCACACCAGAGGTTTTGGTATGCTGGCTTGCCCCGCCTAATTCTTCGGCGGTTAAATCTTCATGCGTTACTGTCTTGACCACATCAGGGCCAGTAACGAACATGTAAGATGAGCCTTCCACCATGAAAATAAAATCTGTAATCGCTGGCGAATATACCGCGCCGCCCGCACAAGGCCCCATTACAAGCGAAATTTGGGGAACCACGCCAGAGGCCAGAACATTACGCTGAAACACCTCTGCATAGCCGCCAAGAGACGCCACACCTTCTTGGATCCGCGCGCCGCCTGAATCATTCAGACCGACCACAGGCACGCCTACTTTCAGTGCCTGATCCATAATTTTGCAGATTTTCGCAGCATGCGTTTCTGACAAGGAGCCACCCAGAACCGTAAAATCCTGAGAATAGACAAAGACAGGCCGTCCTGAAATGCGACCAAAACCCGTAACGACGCCATCACCAGGAACTTTGCTGTCAGCCATACCAAAATCAGTACAGCGATGTTCAACAAACATATCCCATTCTTCAAATGAGCCCTCATCCAGAAGAACATGAAGCCGTTCTCTTGCGGTCAGCTTATGTTTTTCGTGTTGACGGTCGACACGTGCCGCTCCGCCACCAGCGCGTGCCTGTTCACGTCTTGCTTCAAGCTCATCCAAAATCGGCTTCATTTTTTCCCCCTCACTACACCGAAATGCGGTCATCACTTTTGCCTATGGCATTACTGATGGTTTAGCATATTCATAAATCTTTCAACATCCTTTAATTCAGAACGGATCATCTGCTGCCGATGTGCCGCTTCTTCATCTGCTCCCCATAGGCTGTTCTGGTACAGCTCATCCAAAAAAGCGGTTTCAAATACATCATCTGCATTGACCACCCCTTCTTCAAACGCCAGCCCCAGCACCACAGAACCAGACAAGGTGGCCGCGCGATACAGACAGCCAAATCGGGCGTCACCCAGAGGGTTTAGTCTGTCCAGGATAATCTGTTCCACCGCTTTATCAGCTGTGAGGGGCATTAATCCGCTAGTTACTGGCAGTTTCAGTCCACAAGCCTCAGCAGCCCAGCTCAGCCAGGGGTCCCACTTTTCTGTCTGGCGCGCCGCAAGATCCAGATCCTCCTCACTGCGATAGCGCAAAACATCATCATGAAGGTAAGCGGCAAGTTCATTTGCCAAAGTTTGCCGCTGGGGGGTCACCCTGTCTGTCACGGTAACGGCCATAGAATAAAGAGGCATATCTTCGGGCTGAATATCCTCATCAACAGCCTGCCATTCAGCCTGCACAGCTTCAGCCAATTCAGGAGTTGGCACAGTAATAATGGCTTTTTCCGGGCTGCGCACAGGTCTGCCATCAAGGCATATCTGATAACCTGTGTCACTTTTCTTTACTGTCACATCTTTATAGAAGCGCTTCATTTCCGCTATCCTGTTGTCTTAGGTAAACTGGTTCAAGACGATAGACGGAAGCTCGTCAAAAGAGCGCAGAATGTGAACCGCCCCCATTTGGGTAAGCCGGTCAGGGCTGTGATACCCCCAAGATACACCCACAAAAGCAATGCCCGCATTCGCAGCACAACCTGCATCAATTTCAGTATCGCCAACCAGAACCGTATTTGCCTGATCGACACCTGTTTCCCGCATCGCCAGCATTGCCATATCCGGGGCTGGCTTAACCGCACAATCATCTGCTGAAATGGTCACATCAACCCGCCTGTCCAGGCCATGCCGCGTGATGAGGCTATGCAAGCCAGTACGACTTTTATTTGTGATAATGCCGGTCAGATAGCCTTGTGACTGAAGATCGCTCAGCACCTCTGCTGCGCCGTCAAACAGGGGGTCAAGAGGGGCCTGACCGCCTAAATACTCATTGCGCGCGATCATGCGGTAAGCCTCTGCCAACTGGCCTGCCTTTACAGGATCGCCATCTGCATAAGAGAGTGCTGCATGAGAAACACCATGCCCGATATTCCCGCGAATGAAATTGTCTTCTGGAACAGGCAGGTCACAGGCGGCACAGGCCTGTTTCATGAGCCGTATAATGGTTGCAGCGCTGTCACACAACGTGCCGTCAAAATCAAACAAAACCAGGCGTAGCGGCGTATCAGACATAAAAACTCTGTTCCTTTCAGATAACAGCCTGGCTCGGCTGTGCCCGGCTCAGCTGTAAAAGCCAAAAAAGGGCATAGCATCTGGCAAGCTGCCTGCCAAGCCTGCCTGCTCTGCACTGGCCTGCAGATGGGCCGCCACAGGAGCAGATAAAATTGTGCCGTCAGCAAGGTTGAGAAACCGAGCATGCAAATGAAGCTGGCGGGCAAAGCCACCAATATGCGCAGCAGAACCGGCATATTTTCCATCACCAAGGATAGGCGTACCCACAGCCGCCATATGTACACGCAATTGGTGCGTGCGTCCGGTCACAGGTCGAAGCGCCAAAAGGCTAACCGGACCTGCCTTATCCAAGCGCAGAAAATCTGTGACGGCGGTCTGGCCAGTATCCTGATCCACAATCATTTTTTCGGCCCCTTTCCCGCCGGCCTTTCTTAAAGGCGCATTAATCCGCCCCTCTGCCCCCGGATCGCCGATCACAAGGGCAAGATAGGCCTTATTAATGGTCTTCTGGGCAAAACCTGCTGCCAGCTCGCGTGCTGCCCGGTCGTGACGTGCCAGCAACAACAAGCCTGATGTATCTTTGTCCAACCTGTGTACCAGCTTGGGTGACTGTCCTGGAAACGCCGCCCGCACCAGCCCATCAATGTGGCGCGACGTACCGGATCCGCCCTGAACAGCAAGGCCAGCAGGTTTGTTCAGAGCCAACCAATCTGTATGCTCGGCAACCAACATGTTGGACAAATGGCTATAGGCCGCTTGCTGATCCATCTGCGGAGCAGATGGTGATGGCGATGATCCGGCAGCAGTAGTTAAAAGATGTTCTGGGTAGGTGAGCTGTTGCCCAGGAAGAAGGCGGGTATTGGCCTTCGCCTTGGCCCCGTCAAGCCTGATCTTGCCCTGACGAAGCTGACGCTCCAGAAGACCTTGACCTATGGGTCCTGCAACTTTGCGAAAGAATCTGTCCAGCCGCATGCCCTCAGCATCTTCTGGAACATTCACCTCTGTCATCCCTGCCCCGCCAACAAACGCACAACCAAAAACGCGGCATAAAATCCGGCAACAGATAATCCAACGGACAAAAACAAATAAGCCCCGCCTGCCAGCAGCTCTCCACGCTGGAAAAAGCTGTGCGCATCCAGAGCAAAGCTGGAAAATGTCGTCAACGCCCCCAAAAATCCGATCATCACAAACCCGCGAACAGGATCGCTTACCAGAGATGACGTTGCCAGTAATGCAGCCATGACCCCCATCATGAGGCTACCAGCCACATTTACAAACAAAATGGCCACCCAGCCAGACTGGCCAAATGTGCCGGTGACCCACAAGCTGATTAGATAGCGGCTGATGGCCCCACAGGCACCACCAAGACCGACTGACAAGACCATCCATCCCATGACTCTAGGGTTTAGCCGATTTAACGCCAAATATCCAGCCTTCTGCCCGCGCATCAGACGGCACTGACCACATATCCGGTTGCACAGCAAACCAGCGTAAAGCCGCCGCAGAAACAAGTGCATCTGCCTCATCATGATCTGGCCCGTTCGCCTGAAAATCAGCACAAACAGGCGCAGAACCGAAATGCGCAAGGGCCTGATTGATATTTTCACGCTGACCATGGGCCCCATTTACTGCATTGATCCCCGCGAGCGCAAAGTAATAGCTGGGAAAGATTTCAACCAGATGCAAAGATCGTGACGCTGTTTCACTGTTATCAAATGGCCAGATATAGGCCAAA
The SAR116 cluster alpha proteobacterium HIMB100 DNA segment above includes these coding regions:
- a CDS encoding Integrase (PFAM: Phage integrase family); protein product: MFIRTATRNTDYVITLLGDRPIGSYSSSQAAQFRDWCLKQGMTVRTVKRVFASVRAIVNKAITEHDYDCSNAFSKTFFPEEENVSKRKPIPIEDIRAIQAKCMEMDDDIRWLIALISDTGMRLGEAVGLLKEDIILEHDVSHVRLIPHPWRRLKTRGSQRDIPLVGASLWACKRLIEANNDSIFAFPRYCNKKTANANSASGALNKWLQEFVPDGCVVHSFRHSIRDRLRAEHCPADMIDQIGGWTNAGVGQEYGEGYQINILISYMAKLPNAFSE
- a CDS encoding site-specific recombinase XerD (PFAM: Phage integrase family) codes for the protein MGIQLTKVTAPYLIRKRGMFYLQKRVPKALVGHYGKEFIRKSMRTRDRLQAIRISSQLVAALEKEWSDKLFAIPDDVRATLFLSKPKHTVPVLSAALTDYCTMKGRLDDKRFMVFTQRVAGEVIAIAGDKLISAYTRADALAFRDRLLGRGVTTATVKRNFECIRAIWNYSAREHGLVTANPFANMNYGNGSASVTRKPIPIENIRMMQQVCFEIDDDIRWLVALLSDTGMRLAEAAGLAISDVHLDAEIPFVRLSEHRWRRLKTKGSQRNIPLVGTSLWAANRVVANATNEFAFPRYCSAEGCKADYASNTLNKWLQEFVPDGCVVHSFRHSIRDRLRAEHCPADMIDQIGGWRKKSVGEGYGDGHKLRNMLEVFLSLTLDYSEETYNKGRGFYKTTHCLRHSMSDRLRQVECPLEIIEAILGHSNQSTSMLYGSGYNLELKANHLNKIALRYP
- a CDS encoding lipoate-protein ligase B (PFAM: Biotin/lipoate A/B protein ligase family~TIGRFAM: lipoate-protein ligase B) — its product is MRQVQNHSPFWQLIPPPSPYESAVQQMEAHARAVIAGTAQEAVFMTSHEAVYTAGTSAKREELLAPSGMPVVQTGRGGQWTWHGPGQLVLWPVLDLNQRQRDVRAYIFALEGWMIDVLGCFGVTGERRDGLPGIWVRRGDDGRPDRLDKIVAVGVRISKWVTMHGVALNHEPDLTHYDGIIPCGVDSTATDGGGVTSLADLGLMISPEELEMAVKDCFPNWFGTGAAMGRDITSA
- a CDS encoding acetyl/propionyl-CoA carboxylase, alpha subunit (PFAM: Carbamoyl-phosphate synthase L chain, ATP binding domain; Biotin carboxylase C-terminal domain; Carbamoyl-phosphate synthase L chain, N-terminal domain; Biotin-requiring enzyme~TIGRFAM: acetyl-CoA carboxylase, biotin carboxylase subunit) encodes the protein MTKPLFSKLLIANRGEIACRVMRTAKALGIATVAVYSDADAAAPHVLLADEAVHIGPPPSRESYLRADRIIQAAKDTGAEAIHPGYGFLSENAGFVEAVQAAGLTFVGPDVHAIQVMGDKIESKALAKSAGVSCVPGTDGAVSDIDEAMAEAEKIGYPVMVKASAGGGGKGMRVIESAADMADGMRAAMNEARNAFGDDRVFIEKFVVKPRHIEIQVLADTHGHAVYLGERECSVQRRHQKVIEEAPSSFISDETRRAMGEQAVALAKAVNYRSAGTVEFIVGADQDFYFLEMNTRLQVEHPVTEEVYGLDLVEMMLRVAAGEKLPMQQADITPKGWSIEARLYAEDSARGFLPSTGQLLRYRAPAGEGVRADSGVAEGGMISMFYDPMIAKLIATAPTRPEAIDKLRLALDHYQVAGVATNRQFLSSILSDADFRNGDITTGFIAEKYGDAFVAEAPEATICENLAALATCFYGRGQARLQYDDHEQLSFVAVLNGQDTPVHLHWARVRGADQVVINGDRVVRVTGALDQPVSKAGILFDGTIDEIPVAIQIDADDHYFTLHAGAHSLSLRLYPAHAAPYIPYMPEPQSGLADNVVATPMPGLLTSVMVAAGDRVEQGQDVAIIEAMKMENVLTAGMSGTVEAIEAATGANLNVDDIILTITPDE
- a CDS encoding acetyl-CoA carboxylase, carboxyltransferase component (subunits alpha and beta) (PFAM: Carboxyl transferase domain) encodes the protein MKPILDELEARREQARAGGGAARVDRQHEKHKLTARERLHVLLDEGSFEEWDMFVEHRCTDFGMADSKVPGDGVVTGFGRISGRPVFVYSQDFTVLGGSLSETHAAKICKIMDQALKVGVPVVGLNDSGGARIQEGVASLGGYAEVFQRNVLASGVVPQISLVMGPCAGGAVYSPAITDFIFMVEGSSYMFVTGPDVVKTVTHEDLTAEELGGASQHTKTSGVAHGAFANDLDMLMQTRRLMSFLPLSNREEAPVLQTTDPVDRPSAVLDGIIPDNPNMPYDMKKVVREIVDDGDIFEIHENFAGNIICCFGRIDGQSVGIVANQPLVLAGCLDINASRKAARFVRFCDAFNIPLVTLVDVPGFMPGKAQEEGGIINHGAKLLFAYAEATVPKITLITRKAYGGAYDVMASKHLRGDVNYAWPTAEIAVMGPEGAARIIFRDAAKDPEKLAEATAEYRQKFANPFVAASRGYLDDIIMPRNSRRRIARALTMLKDKDLSNPPRKHDNLPL
- a CDS encoding chaperone required for the assembly of F1-ATPase (PFAM: ATP12 chaperone protein); amino-acid sequence: MKRFYKDVTVKKSDTGYQICLDGRPVRSPEKAIITVPTPELAEAVQAEWQAVDEDIQPEDMPLYSMAVTVTDRVTPQRQTLANELAAYLHDDVLRYRSEEDLDLAARQTEKWDPWLSWAAEACGLKLPVTSGLMPLTADKAVEQIILDRLNPLGDARFGCLYRAATLSGSVVLGLAFEEGVVNADDVFETAFLDELYQNSLWGADEEAAHRQQMIRSELKDVERFMNMLNHQ
- a CDS encoding haloacid dehalogenase superfamily enzyme, subfamily IA (PFAM: haloacid dehalogenase-like hydrolase~TIGRFAM: haloacid dehalogenase superfamily, subfamily IA, variant 1 with third motif having Dx(3-4)D or Dx(3-4)E); translation: MSDTPLRLVLFDFDGTLCDSAATIIRLMKQACAACDLPVPEDNFIRGNIGHGVSHAALSYADGDPVKAGQLAEAYRMIARNEYLGGQAPLDPLFDGAAEVLSDLQSQGYLTGIITNKSRTGLHSLITRHGLDRRVDVTISADDCAVKPAPDMAMLAMRETGVDQANTVLVGDTEIDAGCAANAGIAFVGVSWGYHSPDRLTQMGAVHILRSFDELPSIVLNQFT